The following proteins are co-located in the Halarcobacter sp. genome:
- a CDS encoding metal ABC transporter solute-binding protein, Zn/Mn family yields MKLILFMLLSLSSLVLAKEVTVSILPQKYFVDKIAKGKVDVNVMVKPGASPATYEPKTSQMKLLSKSIAYFSIGVPFEKVWLEKFESANKNMLMVDTSEGIKKLPIAAHEHHEDEDHADEHHDHEEHADENHEHEEHADENHDHEEHADENHEHEEHADEHGHEHSGLDPHIWLEPNLVKIQAKNIYNALVKVDSENKEFYKNNLDKFLVELDTLDKKIESILEDYKDKAFMVFHPSWGYFSKRYDLEQISIEIEGKEPKPAQLVELVKEAKIHDIKIVFVAPQFSQKGAKTISKSINGNVATINPLAEKWDENLIKVAEEIAKSYK; encoded by the coding sequence ATGAAATTAATATTATTTATGTTGTTAAGTTTAAGTAGTTTAGTTCTTGCAAAAGAAGTAACAGTATCTATACTTCCTCAAAAATACTTTGTAGATAAAATTGCAAAGGGTAAAGTAGATGTAAATGTGATGGTTAAACCAGGTGCAAGTCCAGCAACTTATGAACCAAAAACATCACAAATGAAACTTTTATCTAAGTCTATTGCATATTTTTCTATTGGAGTACCATTTGAAAAAGTATGGTTAGAAAAATTTGAAAGTGCAAATAAAAATATGCTTATGGTAGATACTTCAGAAGGTATTAAAAAACTTCCAATTGCTGCACATGAGCATCATGAAGATGAAGATCATGCAGATGAGCATCACGACCATGAAGAGCATGCTGATGAAAACCATGAACATGAAGAACATGCTGATGAAAACCATGATCACGAAGAACATGCAGATGAAAACCATGAACATGAAGAGCATGCAGATGAACATGGACATGAACATTCTGGTTTAGATCCACATATCTGGCTTGAACCAAACTTAGTTAAAATTCAAGCAAAAAACATTTATAATGCCTTAGTAAAAGTTGATTCAGAAAATAAAGAATTTTACAAAAATAACTTAGACAAGTTCTTAGTTGAATTAGATACATTAGATAAAAAAATTGAATCAATTTTGGAAGATTATAAAGATAAAGCATTTATGGTTTTTCACCCATCTTGGGGATATTTTTCAAAAAGATATGATTTAGAACAAATCTCAATTGAAATTGAAGGAAAAGAGCCTAAGCCTGCACAACTTGTAGAATTGGTAAAAGAAGCAAAAATTCATGATATAAAAATAGTTTTTGTAGCTCCTCAATTTTCTCAAAAAGGTGCTAAAACTATATCTAAGAGTATTAATGGTAATGTTGCTACAATCAATCCCTTAGCTGAAAAATGGGATGAAAATTTAATAAAAGTAGCTGAAGAAATTGCAAAATCGTATAAATAA
- the nhaA gene encoding Na+/H+ antiporter NhaA codes for MIQKLITLEKFINKEALSGIILFIATVAAVIVANSSLGQEYYDLWHLPLGINLGGHEISMSLTYWIDDGLMALFFLMVGLEIKREMLIGELSSVSKAAFPIVAAIGGMLIPALIYVGFNTDNPYGFGIPMATDIAFALGILMLMGTKVNPALKLFLVALAVVDDLGAVLVVATVYTNEIHAEYFLHAGIIYALIWGLNIKGVKKLTPYLILGIGLWIYIHAIGIHATIAGVLLAFAIPINSKIDEKKFISESRKDLDDFEAHIDDIPIINHHQIDSLENIGYNYDKVQNPLIRLEHNLHGLSAFFIMPLFAFSNAGVLIDFSGINENLMIVLGVVLGLVIGKPVGILGLTYLASKFGIVKKPDELSWSEILAVGFIAGIGFTMSIFITHLAFVDESIIAAVKLAVFAASFIAALIGVVLLLRVKKA; via the coding sequence GTGATTCAAAAGTTAATAACTTTAGAAAAATTTATAAATAAAGAAGCCCTAAGTGGTATCATACTTTTTATTGCAACTGTTGCTGCTGTAATTGTTGCAAACTCAAGTTTGGGTCAAGAGTATTATGACCTTTGGCATCTTCCACTAGGAATAAATCTTGGTGGTCATGAAATCTCTATGAGTTTAACTTATTGGATTGATGATGGGCTTATGGCTTTATTTTTCTTAATGGTTGGACTTGAGATAAAAAGGGAGATGTTAATAGGTGAACTCTCTTCTGTTTCAAAAGCAGCATTTCCCATTGTTGCAGCTATAGGTGGGATGTTAATTCCTGCTTTAATTTATGTAGGATTTAATACAGATAATCCTTATGGATTTGGAATACCTATGGCAACAGATATTGCTTTTGCACTTGGTATTTTGATGCTAATGGGTACAAAAGTTAATCCAGCATTAAAGCTATTTCTAGTAGCTCTTGCTGTTGTGGATGATTTAGGTGCTGTACTTGTAGTAGCTACTGTTTATACAAATGAGATTCATGCAGAATATTTTCTACATGCAGGAATTATTTATGCTTTAATTTGGGGATTAAATATTAAAGGTGTTAAAAAATTAACTCCCTATTTAATATTAGGTATTGGATTATGGATATATATCCATGCAATTGGTATCCATGCAACTATTGCAGGTGTTCTTTTAGCTTTTGCTATTCCTATTAATTCTAAAATTGATGAAAAAAAATTTATCTCAGAATCAAGAAAAGATTTAGATGATTTTGAAGCACATATTGATGATATTCCAATTATCAACCACCATCAAATAGATTCATTGGAAAATATTGGATATAACTATGATAAAGTACAAAACCCTTTAATAAGATTAGAACATAATCTTCATGGACTATCTGCATTTTTTATTATGCCACTTTTTGCTTTTTCAAATGCAGGGGTACTTATAGACTTTTCAGGAATAAATGAAAACCTTATGATTGTTTTAGGTGTAGTTTTAGGACTTGTTATAGGAAAACCTGTTGGTATTTTAGGACTAACTTATCTTGCCTCAAAATTTGGTATTGTAAAAAAACCCGATGAATTATCATGGAGTGAAATCTTAGCTGTAGGTTTTATTGCTGGAATTGGTTTTACAATGTCAATTTTCATCACCCACTTAGCCTTTGTTGATGAAAGTATTATTGCTGCTGTTAAATTAGCAGTATTTGCAGCTTCATTTATAGCAGCACTAATTGGTGTTGTTCTTCTACTTAGAGTTAAAAAAGCATAA
- a CDS encoding aminotransferase class V-fold PLP-dependent enzyme — MNKIKIETALSHITKFAPFEDKAGASHFPIYNTGTFDLKKQNGDKIYDYTRSDNPTRETLENLFTEVEGGAGCVCTHTGIASVALLFETVLKANSHILVEADCYGGTFRLLKVFKDKYNITVHFANFLEFDNVEKILQENPIELVLCESPTNPGLKIIDLEKIATLSHKYNSLFAVDNSLATFISQLPLKLGADFSLFSTTKYISGHGAVVAGAIVAKTEELAEQIHYYANAHGRSQNPMDVYLISLGIPTLKVRMKEHQENSIKIANYLEEQSYIKKVTHPALKSHPQYELAKKQMKYIPGVFCADFESLELAEKFIENTKIFGEKCSFGSPDSRVEIPAKISHASFSKEELKAIGIAEGTVRFSIGLENIDDLIEDIKQAVK; from the coding sequence ATGAATAAAATAAAAATAGAGACAGCACTTAGTCATATAACAAAATTTGCTCCTTTTGAAGATAAAGCAGGAGCTTCTCACTTTCCAATATATAACACTGGAACTTTTGATTTAAAAAAACAAAATGGAGACAAAATATATGATTATACAAGAAGTGACAACCCAACAAGGGAAACTTTAGAAAACCTATTTACTGAAGTTGAAGGTGGGGCTGGTTGTGTTTGTACCCATACAGGTATTGCTTCTGTTGCTCTATTATTTGAAACAGTACTAAAAGCAAATTCACATATTTTAGTTGAAGCAGATTGTTATGGAGGAACATTTAGATTATTAAAAGTATTTAAAGACAAATACAATATAACTGTTCACTTTGCAAACTTTTTAGAGTTTGATAATGTTGAAAAAATACTACAAGAAAATCCTATAGAATTAGTATTATGTGAATCTCCTACAAATCCAGGCTTAAAGATTATTGATTTAGAAAAAATAGCTACTTTATCTCATAAATATAATTCACTATTTGCAGTTGATAATTCATTAGCTACTTTTATTAGTCAATTGCCTCTTAAGTTGGGTGCTGATTTTTCTTTATTTTCAACTACAAAATATATTTCTGGTCATGGAGCAGTGGTTGCAGGAGCAATAGTAGCTAAAACAGAAGAGTTAGCTGAACAGATTCATTATTATGCAAATGCTCATGGTAGAAGTCAAAACCCAATGGATGTATATCTAATATCTTTAGGAATTCCTACACTTAAAGTTAGAATGAAAGAACATCAAGAAAACTCTATAAAAATTGCTAACTATTTAGAAGAACAAAGTTATATAAAAAAAGTAACCCACCCTGCTTTAAAATCCCATCCTCAATATGAGTTAGCAAAAAAACAGATGAAATATATTCCAGGTGTATTTTGTGCAGATTTTGAATCCCTAGAATTAGCTGAAAAGTTTATTGAAAATACAAAAATATTTGGAGAGAAATGTTCTTTTGGTAGTCCTGATTCAAGAGTAGAAATACCTGCAAAAATTTCACACGCATCTTTTTCCAAAGAGGAACTTAAGGCAATTGGTATAGCTGAAGGTACAGTTAGATTTTCTATTGGATTAGAAAATATTGATGACTTAATTGAAGATATTAAACAAGCTGTAAAATAG
- a CDS encoding secondary thiamine-phosphate synthase enzyme YjbQ, with amino-acid sequence MKVIQKEFNLKNYSRGFHLITDEVINKLNEIKNIEMGTLNLFLKHTSASLTINENCDSSVRSDMENFINDIVSNKNYFIHTYEGEDDMPAHIKSSIFGSSLTLPITNGKLNLGTWQGIYLGEHRDFGGSRRIVATIMGISTNDF; translated from the coding sequence ATGAAAGTAATCCAAAAAGAATTTAATTTAAAAAATTATTCAAGAGGTTTTCACTTAATAACTGATGAAGTTATTAATAAACTTAATGAGATAAAAAATATAGAAATGGGAACTTTGAATTTATTCCTAAAACACACAAGTGCAAGCCTAACAATTAATGAAAATTGTGATAGCAGTGTAAGAAGTGATATGGAAAATTTCATAAATGATATTGTCTCAAATAAAAATTATTTTATACATACTTATGAAGGGGAAGATGATATGCCAGCACATATTAAGTCATCAATCTTTGGAAGCTCTCTTACTCTTCCTATTACAAATGGAAAACTCAATCTAGGAACTTGGCAAGGTATATACTTAGGTGAACATAGAGATTTTGGAGGAAGCAGAAGAATAGTTGCTACTATTATGGGAATATCTACTAATGATTTTTAG
- the ribA gene encoding GTP cyclohydrolase II, protein MVESKIANLPSKFGNFDIKAYKDGSQEHLAIMSKDFSSIEMPLVRIHSECLTGDSIGSLKCDCNNQLNLALELISKEGGLVIYHRQEGRNIGLVNKVNAYNLQDQGFNTVEANLKLGFKEDERDYTAIAYILKNLGLKKMRLITNNPRKIKFIESTGIEIIERIPAITKTNKFNVNYLRTKKDKLGHLL, encoded by the coding sequence ATTGTTGAATCAAAGATTGCAAATCTTCCCTCTAAATTTGGAAACTTTGATATAAAAGCTTATAAAGATGGTTCTCAAGAGCATCTTGCAATTATGAGTAAAGATTTTTCTTCAATTGAAATGCCACTTGTGAGAATTCATAGTGAATGTTTAACAGGAGATAGTATTGGTAGTTTAAAATGTGATTGTAATAACCAACTAAACTTAGCTTTAGAACTTATTTCAAAAGAAGGTGGATTGGTTATTTATCATAGACAAGAAGGGAGAAATATAGGTTTGGTAAATAAGGTAAATGCATATAATTTACAAGATCAAGGTTTTAATACAGTAGAAGCAAATTTAAAATTAGGTTTTAAAGAGGATGAGAGAGATTATACAGCCATAGCTTATATTTTAAAAAATCTAGGACTAAAAAAAATGAGACTTATTACAAATAATCCTAGAAAAATAAAATTTATAGAAAGTACTGGTATTGAAATAATTGAAAGAATTCCTGCAATTACCAAAACAAATAAGTTCAATGTAAATTATTTGAGAACAAAAAAAGATAAGTTAGGACATTTACTTTAA
- a CDS encoding DUF2798 domain-containing protein: MISPKYRRLVFAFFMSMFMSFIMSLVITFINLGIVDNFFIKWMEAFIKAFICAFPIVFFVAPAVNKLTNRLVRENH, from the coding sequence ATGATATCGCCTAAATATAGAAGGTTAGTATTTGCATTTTTTATGTCAATGTTTATGAGTTTTATTATGAGTTTGGTTATTACATTTATAAATTTAGGAATAGTAGATAATTTTTTCATAAAATGGATGGAAGCTTTTATAAAAGCATTTATATGTGCATTTCCAATTGTATTTTTTGTTGCACCAGCTGTTAATAAATTGACAAATAGATTAGTAAGGGAAAACCATTAA
- a CDS encoding transcriptional repressor: MNLENISKTIKLTSARKAILEILISSKKPLCYEDIKNNLSMDKATFYRNIIKFEEESIISSFESNDKKRYYEIAKTKHSHFICNECSKIECIHEKIDIDLKGYEIDNIIIKGICPKCLNKQENQK, from the coding sequence ATGAACTTAGAAAACATATCAAAAACAATAAAACTTACCTCAGCTAGAAAAGCAATACTGGAGATTTTAATCTCTTCAAAAAAACCTTTATGTTATGAAGATATTAAAAACAATCTTAGTATGGATAAAGCAACTTTTTATAGAAATATAATAAAGTTTGAAGAAGAATCTATAATTAGTTCCTTTGAATCAAATGACAAAAAAAGATATTATGAAATAGCAAAAACAAAACATTCCCATTTTATTTGTAATGAATGTTCAAAAATAGAATGTATACATGAAAAAATTGATATTGATTTAAAAGGATATGAAATCGATAATATTATTATAAAAGGAATTTGCCCTAAATGTTTAAACAAGCAGGAGAATCAAAAGTGA
- a CDS encoding copper chaperone PCu(A)C → MKKIVVFMIFSISILFASNLKVEDGYVRATPPSLPNSAAFMKVINSSNETVSIVKALSNVSKVVELHTHLMKDGIMKMVQVPKIEVPANGEVSLQPGGFHIMLIGLNKALKEGESVTLTLEFSNGESKTITVPVKTVMDGMKHHGNHMHN, encoded by the coding sequence ATGAAAAAAATTGTTGTATTTATGATATTTAGTATATCAATACTTTTTGCTTCTAATTTAAAAGTTGAAGATGGATATGTTAGAGCTACTCCTCCAAGTTTACCTAATTCAGCAGCTTTTATGAAAGTTATAAATAGTTCTAATGAAACAGTATCAATAGTTAAAGCATTATCTAATGTATCTAAAGTGGTTGAATTGCATACCCATCTAATGAAAGATGGTATTATGAAAATGGTTCAAGTTCCAAAAATAGAAGTACCTGCAAATGGAGAAGTATCACTTCAACCTGGTGGTTTTCATATTATGTTAATTGGTTTAAATAAAGCTTTAAAAGAGGGTGAAAGTGTAACTTTAACTTTAGAGTTTTCAAATGGTGAAAGTAAAACAATTACTGTACCTGTTAAAACAGTAATGGATGGTATGAAACACCATGGTAATCATATGCACAACTAA
- a CDS encoding HAMP domain-containing methyl-accepting chemotaxis protein gives MLNNLSISLKLKINSLLIVIGLLISGFVIYNALNSLSKEYKYSIDIAKQNDTINAIFINGLLYNSSSGVVFQNPNSQKAKKTMTTAISKVENAANNFKELNINLYKKFDTKVINFLNIAKPLYKKVSEGKVLEKEDMKISLKAWRDLKFTIADIIKILKKDSQKAQDNYNKSIEEYLTTIVILLLVILLIIFIFNILLSRSIIVPLEILEDAMDNLSKDGSTQIKIDIKSKDETAQIAKSFNKYIDKIEENKREDELVINDVQNVVNEIKKGNLTHRVTTTTTNNTIMKLVDTLNDMLNTLHNIIEHTLDTLIKYQNDDFKAKTSMSLEGDIDKLLKGINSLGESISHMLVENKNRGLSLNKSSNELLINVDELSKSSNEAAASLEETAAALEEITSNISHNTENVVKMAQNANELKKSSAEGEKLATQTTTAMDSINEQVSAINDAISIIDQIAFQTNILSLNAAVEAATAGEAGKGFAVVAQEVRNLASRSAEAAKEIKDLVENATVKANDGKNSADIMIKGYEGLNKNINTTLELISDVEIASKEQQSGIVQINDAINLLDQQTQQNAAVANETKDIADKTQDIANEIVKEADEKEFIGKDNITVSSNNTRKSSNSSSISKINTSQDSTSKPSIKNEPKKVHESKSDFKNKTITANNNDDDEWESF, from the coding sequence ATGTTAAATAATTTATCTATTAGCTTAAAATTGAAAATAAATAGTTTATTAATTGTAATTGGTCTTTTGATTTCAGGATTTGTTATATACAATGCTTTAAATTCTTTATCTAAAGAATATAAATATTCTATAGATATTGCCAAACAAAATGACACGATAAATGCAATTTTTATAAATGGTCTTTTATATAACTCTTCATCTGGAGTAGTTTTCCAAAATCCCAATTCCCAAAAAGCTAAAAAAACTATGACTACTGCAATATCAAAAGTTGAAAATGCTGCAAATAACTTTAAAGAACTAAATATAAATCTATATAAAAAATTTGATACAAAAGTTATAAATTTTCTTAACATAGCTAAACCTCTTTATAAAAAGGTTAGTGAAGGGAAAGTATTAGAAAAAGAGGATATGAAAATCTCTTTAAAAGCTTGGAGAGATTTAAAGTTTACTATTGCAGATATAATTAAAATATTAAAAAAAGATTCACAAAAAGCACAAGATAATTATAATAAATCAATAGAAGAGTATCTGACAACTATAGTGATTTTATTGCTTGTAATTTTACTAATCATTTTTATTTTTAACATTTTATTATCTAGAAGTATTATCGTACCATTAGAAATACTTGAAGATGCTATGGATAATTTATCTAAAGATGGTTCTACTCAAATAAAAATTGATATAAAATCAAAAGATGAAACGGCACAAATAGCTAAAAGCTTCAATAAATATATTGATAAAATAGAAGAAAATAAGAGAGAAGATGAACTAGTTATCAATGATGTACAAAATGTTGTAAATGAGATAAAAAAAGGTAACCTCACACATAGAGTAACAACTACTACGACAAATAATACAATTATGAAATTAGTAGATACTTTAAATGATATGCTAAACACACTTCATAATATAATTGAACATACATTAGATACCTTAATAAAATATCAAAATGATGATTTTAAAGCTAAAACTTCAATGTCTTTAGAAGGTGATATTGATAAACTTTTAAAAGGGATTAATAGTTTAGGGGAAAGTATTTCTCATATGTTAGTAGAAAACAAAAATAGAGGTTTATCTCTTAACAAAAGTTCAAATGAACTACTAATAAATGTAGATGAATTAAGTAAATCATCAAACGAAGCAGCAGCTTCTTTAGAAGAAACAGCAGCAGCATTAGAAGAGATAACTTCAAATATCTCACATAATACTGAAAATGTTGTAAAAATGGCTCAAAATGCCAATGAACTAAAAAAATCTTCTGCTGAAGGTGAAAAACTTGCAACTCAAACTACTACTGCTATGGATAGTATAAATGAACAAGTAAGTGCTATTAATGATGCAATTTCTATTATTGATCAAATAGCTTTCCAAACCAACATTCTTTCACTTAATGCTGCTGTTGAAGCTGCTACTGCAGGTGAAGCTGGTAAAGGATTTGCTGTTGTTGCACAAGAGGTTAGAAATTTAGCAAGTAGATCTGCTGAAGCTGCTAAAGAGATTAAAGATTTAGTTGAAAATGCTACAGTTAAAGCTAATGATGGTAAAAATAGTGCCGACATTATGATTAAAGGCTATGAAGGTCTTAATAAAAATATCAATACTACTTTAGAGCTTATCTCTGATGTTGAAATTGCTAGTAAAGAGCAACAATCAGGTATCGTTCAAATCAATGATGCTATTAATCTTCTTGACCAACAAACTCAACAAAATGCTGCTGTTGCTAATGAAACTAAAGATATTGCTGACAAAACTCAGGATATTGCAAATGAAATTGTCAAAGAAGCTGATGAAAAAGAGTTTATTGGTAAAGACAATATCACTGTTTCTTCTAATAATACTAGAAAATCTTCAAACTCTAGTAGTATTTCTAAAATAAATACTTCTCAAGATAGTACTTCTAAACCTTCTATTAAAAATGAACCTAAAAAAGTTCATGAATCTAAGTCTGATTTTAAAAATAAAACTATAACTGCAAACAATAATGACGATGATGAGTGGGAAAGTTTTTAG
- a CDS encoding PLP-dependent transferase — translation MKKAFFNHIAVGETLPPKNVHAVSVSMPTISDVIGYEEFDEDTLKVIKSGYPRFILHPYLKKLSSFIKEKYKISNIYEVVLLSSKKAVDLVSDKYYIYNKIEIDEPFGVILVQNGTTQLQKVLSYIQHVGCNLSSRLAEEYLFNEGLIDTLHKEELEDKEVSEKIVKETLANAYKQPLENIELTPSGMNAIYSVVRGLNSIQAHNGRDTLIQFGWLYLDTMNIVNHHFQRQKVFPDISNLDLLEEYLKDYGLRVTAIITEVPTNPLLKCVDIKRLKSLCDKYNIPLVIDSTFATPYNLDLTDYADIFVESLTKFASGNADVLMGAIILNKKHRLSHMNKEFFGHCEKVFIKDIQRMAFEIKNYEKRVKIISSNTKKLVDYLKTCPYIKNLYYCLDEKNKVNYSQTMIDDNSYVGIVSVTFNKPLKETYDKLNFAKGPSLGTEFTLLMPYTYLAHYDLIKTKKGKKFLENIELPIDLIRISVGTEPIEKIIEEFENIK, via the coding sequence ATGAAAAAAGCTTTTTTTAACCATATTGCTGTGGGGGAAACATTACCACCTAAAAATGTTCATGCAGTATCTGTATCTATGCCAACAATATCTGATGTAATAGGGTATGAAGAGTTTGATGAAGATACATTAAAGGTTATAAAAAGTGGTTATCCAAGATTTATATTACATCCATACTTAAAAAAACTTAGTTCTTTTATAAAAGAGAAATACAAAATATCAAATATATATGAAGTTGTTCTATTAAGTTCAAAAAAAGCAGTTGACTTAGTAAGTGACAAATACTATATTTATAATAAAATTGAGATAGATGAGCCTTTTGGAGTTATACTTGTACAAAATGGTACCACTCAACTTCAAAAAGTATTAAGTTATATTCAACATGTAGGATGTAATCTTTCTTCAAGGCTAGCAGAAGAATACCTTTTCAATGAGGGTTTAATTGATACCCTGCATAAAGAGGAGTTAGAAGATAAAGAAGTCTCTGAAAAGATTGTAAAAGAGACTTTAGCTAATGCATATAAACAACCTCTAGAAAACATAGAGTTAACTCCATCTGGCATGAATGCAATCTATTCAGTTGTAAGAGGTCTTAACTCTATACAAGCACATAATGGTAGAGATACTTTAATACAGTTTGGTTGGCTTTATTTAGATACAATGAATATTGTAAATCATCATTTCCAAAGGCAAAAAGTATTTCCTGATATTTCAAATCTTGATTTATTAGAAGAGTATTTAAAAGATTATGGACTTAGAGTTACAGCTATTATTACTGAAGTTCCAACAAACCCTTTATTAAAATGTGTTGATATAAAAAGATTAAAATCACTTTGTGATAAATATAATATACCATTAGTAATAGATTCAACTTTTGCGACACCATATAATCTAGACTTGACAGATTATGCAGATATATTTGTGGAATCTCTTACTAAATTTGCTTCTGGAAATGCTGATGTATTGATGGGTGCAATTATATTAAACAAAAAACATAGACTATCACATATGAATAAAGAGTTCTTTGGACATTGTGAAAAAGTGTTTATCAAAGATATTCAAAGAATGGCTTTTGAGATTAAAAATTATGAAAAAAGAGTAAAAATAATTTCTTCAAATACGAAAAAACTAGTAGATTATTTAAAAACATGTCCTTATATTAAAAATTTGTATTATTGTTTAGATGAAAAAAATAAAGTTAACTATTCTCAAACAATGATTGATGATAATTCATATGTAGGAATTGTATCTGTAACTTTTAATAAACCTTTAAAAGAAACATACGATAAACTAAATTTTGCAAAAGGCCCTAGTTTAGGTACTGAATTCACACTTCTTATGCCTTATACTTATTTGGCTCATTATGATTTAATCAAAACTAAAAAAGGTAAAAAATTTTTAGAAAATATTGAACTTCCTATTGATTTAATAAGAATTTCAGTGGGTACTGAGCCTATTGAAAAAATCATCGAAGAGTTTGAAAATATAAAATAA
- a CDS encoding protein adenylyltransferase SelO family protein, translating to MKLNELELSVDYFQFDKKFYQKLESTPLNNPHLISYSKSACDLIGLDYSSCESESFVAFMNGENVLKGSVPYSMAYAGHQFGYFVPQLGDGRAINLGSINGWHLQTKGSGLTRFSRQGDGRAVLRSSIREYIMSEHMHALGIPTTRALALIGSTHPIYRSYDDIDTGAIVMRMSTSWIRIGTFEYFSRGKDAQENLKKLTDYVIKQSYPHLENEDNKYERFYCELVEKTAKLLAMWQAYGFMHGVMNTDNMSVAGLTIDYGPFAFMDTFEMNCICNHTDMEGRYSFCNQPEIARWNLEVLAYNLGKICSFKKLIGYLKSFITIHQKEYLDLMNKRLGLDKRLSKDSNIDLVISLLEALEKSKIDYNCFFYRLSKLKSLDSINSITDISIFRDSIIKWFEEYKKVIENQNQDFKYMKELMLKVNPKFVIKNYMLQEAIENAKNGDFKLTNDLLFIAQNPFLEHKEYDRYSNPTPIEYANIQLSCSS from the coding sequence ATGAAATTAAATGAATTAGAGTTAAGTGTTGATTATTTTCAATTTGATAAAAAATTTTATCAAAAACTTGAATCGACTCCATTAAACAATCCTCATCTAATCTCTTACAGTAAAAGTGCTTGCGATTTGATAGGTTTAGATTATAGCAGTTGTGAAAGTGAATCTTTTGTAGCATTTATGAATGGTGAAAATGTTTTAAAAGGTTCAGTTCCATATTCAATGGCATATGCAGGGCATCAATTTGGATATTTTGTACCTCAATTAGGAGATGGACGAGCAATAAATTTAGGCAGTATTAATGGTTGGCATCTTCAAACAAAGGGTTCAGGACTTACGCGATTTTCAAGGCAAGGTGATGGTAGGGCTGTTTTACGTTCATCTATTAGAGAATATATTATGAGTGAACATATGCATGCTTTGGGAATACCAACTACAAGAGCTTTGGCATTGATTGGTTCTACTCATCCTATATATAGAAGTTATGATGATATTGATACTGGTGCGATAGTTATGAGAATGTCAACTTCTTGGATTAGAATTGGAACTTTTGAGTATTTCTCTCGTGGAAAAGATGCACAGGAAAATCTAAAAAAGTTAACAGATTATGTTATAAAACAATCTTATCCTCATCTAGAAAATGAAGATAATAAATATGAAAGATTTTATTGTGAACTAGTTGAGAAAACTGCTAAACTACTTGCAATGTGGCAAGCTTATGGTTTTATGCATGGAGTTATGAACACGGATAATATGAGTGTTGCTGGACTTACTATTGATTATGGCCCCTTTGCATTTATGGATACTTTTGAGATGAATTGTATATGTAATCATACAGATATGGAAGGAAGATACTCTTTTTGCAATCAACCAGAAATTGCAAGATGGAATCTTGAAGTATTAGCTTACAATCTTGGGAAAATTTGCAGTTTTAAAAAGCTAATAGGATATTTAAAAAGTTTTATAACTATACATCAAAAAGAGTATTTAGATCTTATGAACAAAAGATTAGGCTTAGATAAAAGATTAAGCAAAGATAGTAATATTGATTTAGTTATCTCTTTATTAGAAGCGTTAGAAAAATCAAAGATTGATTATAACTGTTTCTTTTACCGTTTATCAAAACTAAAAAGCCTTGATTCTATTAATAGTATTACAGATATTTCAATTTTTAGAGATTCTATTATTAAGTGGTTTGAAGAATATAAAAAAGTGATAGAAAATCAAAATCAAGACTTTAAATATATGAAAGAGTTGATGTTAAAAGTTAATCCAAAATTTGTAATAAAAAACTATATGTTGCAAGAAGCAATTGAAAATGCTAAAAATGGGGATTTCAAATTAACTAATGATTTATTATTTATTGCACAAAATCCATTTTTAGAACATAAAGAGTATGATAGATATTCTAACCCTACACCAATAGAGTATGCTAATATTCAACTTAGCTGTTCTTCATAA